Proteins from a single region of Spirosoma agri:
- a CDS encoding sugar phosphate isomerase/epimerase family protein, with product MKSCVTIALVPQVQTGPWIYWNDLEASMAKAAELGFDAVELFTASADALTTDRLTALIDQFGLNIAAVGTGAGKVVRGLTLTDPDPVIRTRAIAFITDMIGFGASVGAPAIIGSMQGNAAPGLEKEQALTWLAEGLTILGKQADEQGVPLIYEPLNRYETNLINDLTTGASFLSGLRTENVVLLADLFHMNIEETSMADSIRSTGARIGHIHFADSNRRPVGLGHTDVDAVAGALKEIGYSGYVSAEAFPFPTPDQAARQTIQSFQHYFN from the coding sequence ATGAAATCCTGCGTAACGATCGCATTAGTGCCTCAAGTCCAAACGGGTCCCTGGATCTACTGGAATGATCTGGAAGCGAGCATGGCGAAAGCGGCCGAGTTGGGATTCGATGCGGTCGAGCTGTTCACGGCTTCAGCGGATGCTCTCACGACTGACCGATTAACCGCGTTGATCGATCAGTTCGGGCTGAATATCGCGGCTGTGGGTACCGGAGCGGGCAAAGTCGTTCGGGGGCTGACGCTGACTGACCCCGATCCTGTTATTCGAACCAGGGCTATTGCTTTCATTACCGACATGATTGGTTTTGGGGCCAGCGTTGGGGCACCCGCCATCATCGGGTCGATGCAGGGAAATGCCGCGCCGGGCCTCGAAAAAGAGCAGGCGCTGACCTGGCTGGCGGAAGGCTTGACCATCCTGGGCAAACAGGCCGACGAACAGGGTGTTCCCCTTATCTACGAACCCCTGAACCGGTATGAGACCAATCTGATCAATGATCTGACAACGGGAGCTAGTTTTCTCAGCGGCCTCCGTACAGAAAACGTTGTGTTGCTAGCCGATTTGTTTCACATGAATATAGAAGAGACGTCAATGGCGGACAGCATTCGTTCGACAGGTGCACGCATTGGTCACATTCACTTCGCCGACAGCAACCGCCGACCCGTTGGGCTGGGTCACACGGATGTGGATGCGGTGGCTGGTGCGTTAAAGGAAATCGGCTATTCAGGCTATGTATCAGCCGAAGCGTTTCCGTTTCCTACGCCCGACCAGGCCGCCCGGCAAACGATCCAGTCCTTTCAACACTATTTTAATTAA
- a CDS encoding L-rhamnose mutarotase: MQRFCLALDLKDDPELIAEYEQWHAKGKGWPEVRRNDLQAGILDLQIYRTANRMFMILDTDDEFTFEKKAHLDAGNPHVQEWERLMWTFQQPLPWALAGEKWVNMKQIFQFEPDAPV; this comes from the coding sequence ATGCAACGATTTTGTCTGGCTCTTGACCTAAAAGACGATCCTGAATTGATCGCCGAGTATGAACAGTGGCATGCCAAAGGAAAGGGGTGGCCGGAAGTACGCCGGAATGATCTACAGGCGGGCATTCTGGATTTGCAAATATACCGGACGGCCAACCGGATGTTTATGATTCTGGATACCGACGATGAGTTCACCTTCGAAAAGAAAGCCCACCTCGATGCGGGCAATCCACATGTGCAGGAATGGGAGCGGCTCATGTGGACATTTCAGCAGCCGTTACCCTGGGCGCTGGCGGGTGAAAAGTGGGTAAACATGAAGCAGATTTTTCAGTTTGAGCCGGACGCCCCGGTATAA
- a CDS encoding DUF5672 family protein, which yields MNQSLSVSVNVVIPIYKVELTEYERISLTQCLRVLCTYPIYLAAPHSLDTSAYHKMGPDLQVRTFDDSYFTDIQAYNELLLSEHFYEAFNDQEYMLIYQLDAFVFRDELPYWCGQSYDYIGAPILRDRDFYGWFDRQDFTIRQQIATWFNLKKADGQTPREIISLNRVGNGGFSLRRVAAMVNGLRKRKSKVDLYLSNSLYQYNEDVFWSIEVNRYWPHLRIPPYSKALHFSIEFFPQWAVEHYNQGTLPFGCHAWDTHGTDYWRSIFLTYGYQI from the coding sequence ATGAATCAATCGCTATCGGTGTCCGTCAATGTAGTGATCCCTATTTATAAAGTCGAACTTACCGAGTACGAGCGCATTTCGCTCACTCAATGCTTACGGGTATTATGTACGTATCCGATCTATCTGGCAGCGCCCCATTCCCTCGATACGTCTGCTTATCACAAAATGGGTCCCGATCTTCAGGTCCGTACGTTCGACGATTCTTATTTTACCGACATCCAGGCCTACAATGAGCTTTTATTGTCGGAACACTTTTACGAAGCATTTAATGATCAGGAGTACATGCTGATCTATCAATTGGACGCTTTTGTATTTCGGGATGAGCTACCGTACTGGTGCGGGCAGTCCTATGATTACATAGGTGCCCCTATACTGCGAGACCGCGATTTCTACGGGTGGTTTGACCGGCAGGATTTTACCATACGCCAACAAATTGCCACCTGGTTCAACCTAAAGAAAGCGGACGGTCAAACCCCTCGCGAAATTATCTCCCTAAATAGGGTAGGTAATGGAGGATTCTCGTTGCGACGTGTAGCGGCAATGGTCAACGGTTTGAGAAAGCGCAAAAGCAAAGTCGATCTCTACCTGAGTAACTCGCTGTATCAGTACAACGAGGATGTGTTCTGGAGCATCGAGGTCAACCGGTACTGGCCTCACCTCCGGATTCCACCCTACTCGAAGGCGCTTCATTTTTCGATCGAATTTTTTCCCCAGTGGGCAGTCGAACACTATAATCAGGGTACTCTGCCATTCGGGTGCCACGCTTGGGACACTCACGGAACAGACTATTGGCGCTCCATTTTTTTGACATATGGTTATCAAATTTAA
- a CDS encoding glycosyltransferase family 4 protein: MGYYYRKSRTGVSRVAERLLMGLWQREDVHLKLAASSHLPEAMRYAHSIFGKKEPVFINRGIERRQAMIENELLQPFPQDSLPSKVIRECFYQTKKMLRAERAHFDARQWPSGTIYHSPFYAIPAEIAACNSVQTVQTVYDLIPIFHPEWFPDGDQSVQLMLKALGNETQVVTVSEATKADLCNYTGIDPARVTPIHLAAVSSLFYPVHDQAVLQAIRHRYHLGDSPYFLSLATFEPRKNLDHLIRCFIDVAESNAITSDTKLVLVGVRGWKFDKIMAELAKHTAMRERIIVTGFVPDDQLAPLYSGALGFVYPSLYEGFGLPPLEAMQCGLPVIVSDIPSINEVVGTAGISVPPTDASALCEALVKVANVGRIRETMAAQSLQRAKLFSWETFIQNHVTLYERMPAAR; the protein is encoded by the coding sequence ATGGGCTACTATTATCGTAAATCTCGCACAGGGGTCAGCCGCGTTGCGGAACGCTTACTGATGGGCTTGTGGCAGCGGGAAGATGTTCATCTGAAGCTGGCAGCGTCCTCTCATTTACCGGAAGCGATGCGGTATGCACACAGCATCTTCGGTAAGAAAGAGCCTGTTTTTATCAATAGGGGGATCGAGCGTCGTCAGGCAATGATCGAAAACGAACTCTTACAACCCTTTCCGCAGGATAGCCTACCCTCGAAAGTAATTCGCGAATGCTTTTATCAGACAAAAAAGATGCTACGCGCTGAACGGGCTCATTTCGATGCTCGTCAGTGGCCATCGGGAACAATTTACCACTCACCCTTTTATGCCATCCCCGCCGAAATCGCTGCGTGTAACTCCGTTCAGACCGTACAGACCGTGTATGACCTGATTCCAATTTTTCACCCCGAATGGTTTCCGGATGGCGATCAATCCGTTCAGTTAATGCTGAAGGCCCTGGGTAACGAAACCCAGGTAGTAACCGTGTCTGAAGCGACCAAAGCTGACCTTTGTAACTATACGGGTATCGATCCGGCCCGAGTAACACCTATTCACTTAGCGGCTGTATCCAGTTTGTTTTATCCGGTTCACGATCAAGCTGTTTTGCAAGCTATTCGCCATCGATACCACCTGGGCGATTCCCCTTATTTTCTCAGTCTGGCCACTTTCGAGCCACGTAAGAACCTGGATCACTTAATTCGCTGTTTTATTGACGTAGCCGAAAGTAACGCCATTACCAGCGACACCAAGCTTGTTCTGGTAGGCGTTCGAGGATGGAAGTTCGATAAAATTATGGCGGAATTGGCAAAACACACTGCCATGCGTGAACGCATCATTGTCACGGGTTTTGTACCCGACGATCAATTGGCACCCTTGTATTCTGGTGCTCTGGGCTTCGTTTATCCTTCTTTGTACGAGGGCTTCGGCTTACCACCGTTAGAAGCGATGCAATGCGGTTTACCCGTTATCGTCTCAGACATTCCATCCATCAATGAAGTAGTCGGAACGGCAGGTATCAGCGTACCGCCCACCGATGCATCTGCCCTTTGCGAGGCTCTTGTCAAGGTGGCCAACGTAGGGCGGATACGGGAAACGATGGCTGCGCAGTCTCTACAGCGAGCCAAGTTATTTTCCTGGGAAACGTTTATCCAGAATCACGTGACCTTATATGAACGCATGCCGGCTGCTCGGTAA
- a CDS encoding cupin domain-containing protein, which produces MKNNASALRFTILLVILARLGASAQTETRSDTDAIFPKGQRAPTRNFTGTVWVQQLIEPDSAFNIPVGYVTFEPGARSHWHSHAGGQVLLAMGGIGYYQEQGKSIQILRKGDAVKCPPNVPHWHGASPTVGFMQVAVTPNTTKGRVTWMKPVTDEEYTNIRK; this is translated from the coding sequence ATGAAGAACAACGCAAGCGCATTACGATTTACCATTTTGCTGGTGATTTTAGCCCGTTTAGGCGCAAGCGCCCAAACGGAAACCAGGTCCGATACCGACGCTATTTTTCCGAAGGGACAGCGAGCACCGACCCGTAACTTCACCGGAACCGTTTGGGTGCAGCAGTTGATTGAGCCTGACAGTGCCTTCAACATTCCGGTAGGCTACGTAACCTTCGAACCGGGTGCCCGTTCGCACTGGCATAGCCACGCGGGTGGACAGGTGCTACTGGCGATGGGGGGCATTGGCTACTATCAGGAGCAGGGAAAGTCCATCCAAATCCTGAGGAAAGGCGACGCGGTGAAATGTCCTCCAAACGTACCCCATTGGCATGGCGCTTCCCCCACCGTCGGATTTATGCAAGTGGCCGTTACGCCGAATACAACTAAAGGCCGAGTAACCTGGATGAAGCCCGTCACGGATGAGGAGTATACCAACATCAGGAAGTAA
- a CDS encoding carboxymuconolactone decarboxylase family protein: MRIAFFGMIVSWFIATQLNAQNQMNQQTTLSPTQQRIVVISALTAKGDLQKLQPALHTGLDAGLTVNEIKEVLVHLYAYCGFPRSIRGLQTLMTVLDERKKKGITDKMGKAASPITSRESKYERGKKTLEQLTGQPETGPKKGYAAFSPEIEVFLKEHLFADLFERDVLSYSDRELTTISVLASIGSVEPMLQSHLGICLHVGLTEPQLKQAFDLIGMSIGTAEAQAGRAVLTQLIASTY; this comes from the coding sequence ATGCGCATTGCTTTCTTCGGTATGATCGTCAGCTGGTTCATCGCTACTCAGCTTAACGCTCAAAATCAGATGAATCAACAAACTACCCTGTCACCAACCCAGCAACGCATTGTTGTCATCTCCGCCCTCACCGCCAAAGGCGACCTGCAAAAACTACAACCCGCCCTGCATACGGGCCTGGATGCAGGGCTGACGGTCAATGAAATCAAGGAAGTGCTGGTGCATCTGTACGCCTATTGCGGATTTCCCCGGAGCATTCGAGGGTTGCAAACGCTGATGACCGTGCTGGATGAGCGGAAGAAAAAAGGCATTACTGACAAAATGGGTAAGGCAGCCTCGCCGATCACCAGCCGGGAGTCGAAGTACGAGCGCGGTAAAAAAACGCTCGAACAACTCACTGGTCAGCCGGAAACCGGACCTAAAAAAGGCTATGCGGCCTTCAGTCCCGAAATCGAGGTATTTCTCAAAGAACACCTGTTTGCCGATCTGTTTGAGCGCGATGTGCTTAGTTATAGCGACCGGGAGCTAACGACCATTTCGGTACTTGCCAGCATCGGTAGTGTCGAGCCCATGCTGCAAAGCCACCTGGGTATTTGTTTGCACGTGGGTCTGACCGAACCGCAACTAAAACAGGCATTTGACCTGATCGGGATGAGTATCGGTACCGCGGAAGCCCAGGCCGGGCGGGCGGTTCTGACGCAGCTAATCGCATCAACGTATTAA
- a CDS encoding alpha/beta hydrolase encodes MKQQKFSVLLLTGLTLLVSACAMNRTSRQTGLLTLQQQGSFLVGGTSLTEPGKFELTNALKPQGQTLHGDHAYVFYQIPPNPRKYPLVFLHGAAESKKTWESTPDGREGFQTIFLRRGFGVYLLDQPRRGEAGKSLVSTTITPTLDEQFWFTQFRIGNYPDYFAGSQFPKDTASLEQFFRQMTPNTGAFDATVVSKACSKLVDRIGGGILITHSQGGGVGWFTAIKNENVKAVVAYEPFSSFVFPAGELPKPIQSTSLFGELKGVEIPLSDFTKLTKIPIIIYYGDNIADQPTTVWNKDHWRAGLEMARLWAATVNKHGGHAQVVHLPEIGIKGNTHFPFSDLNNIQIADLMAKFLKENKLD; translated from the coding sequence ATGAAACAACAGAAATTCAGCGTGTTGCTGCTTACCGGCCTAACCCTGCTCGTATCGGCTTGTGCCATGAATCGCACAAGCCGGCAAACGGGTTTGTTGACCCTACAACAACAGGGTAGTTTCCTGGTTGGCGGAACCAGCCTAACCGAGCCCGGTAAATTTGAGCTGACGAATGCCCTGAAACCCCAGGGGCAGACCTTGCACGGCGATCACGCCTATGTGTTTTATCAGATTCCGCCCAACCCCCGTAAATACCCGCTGGTCTTTCTGCACGGGGCCGCCGAATCCAAAAAAACGTGGGAATCGACCCCCGATGGACGGGAAGGCTTTCAGACAATCTTTCTCCGACGGGGTTTTGGGGTTTATTTACTGGATCAGCCCAGGCGGGGCGAAGCCGGAAAGAGTCTGGTTTCGACAACGATTACGCCTACGCTGGACGAACAGTTCTGGTTTACGCAGTTCCGGATTGGCAACTATCCCGATTATTTTGCCGGTAGTCAGTTTCCGAAGGATACTGCTTCGCTGGAGCAGTTTTTTCGGCAGATGACGCCCAATACGGGGGCTTTCGACGCGACTGTTGTCTCCAAGGCGTGTTCGAAACTAGTCGATCGAATTGGCGGAGGTATCCTGATTACCCATTCGCAGGGAGGAGGGGTTGGCTGGTTTACGGCGATAAAAAACGAAAACGTGAAGGCCGTTGTCGCCTACGAACCCTTCAGCAGTTTTGTTTTTCCGGCGGGCGAATTACCCAAACCCATTCAGTCGACCAGCCTGTTTGGTGAATTGAAAGGCGTTGAGATACCTCTGTCGGATTTTACGAAGCTCACCAAAATTCCGATCATCATCTATTACGGCGACAACATTGCTGACCAGCCAACGACCGTGTGGAACAAAGACCATTGGCGGGCCGGACTGGAGATGGCAAGGCTTTGGGCCGCGACCGTCAACAAACACGGAGGCCATGCGCAGGTCGTGCACCTGCCTGAAATAGGCATCAAGGGCAATACCCATTTTCCGTTTTCCGATCTCAACAACATCCAGATCGCGGATCTGATGGCTAAATTTCTGAAGGAGAATAAGCTGGATTAA
- a CDS encoding molybdopterin cofactor-binding domain-containing protein, whose translation MDTQPVSRRNFLKASGLTGLALSLGFYIPASAEEAEIIKAAEADRFGVEMNAWVHIEPSGQVTIFSHRAEMGQGVYQAIPQMIAEELEVDLDKVNIVFAKGDNKKYGSQVTGGSSTVRGSYKNLLTLGATARQMLIGAAAAKWNVPTADCYAESGQVIHRPTAKRLHYRELVADAMKLETPKNVVLKKRSDYKLVGKPLRRLDTKLKTNGTATFGLDKTLPGMLYAAVERNPRLRGKVKSFDDTAARKIPGVKHVFKTKMLVFNTYREGVAVVATSTWAALEGKKALTVTWDDSGFEHLSTDEIFTRQKQALQTQEGLSFKQQGDASAILAQAPKKLDVVYETPYQYHACMEPLNCTAHYQDDKLEIWGPIQAPEWVQDAVSKEMGLDREKVIVHMTFLGGGFGRKAFMDYPHEAAVISKEIKAPVQVVWTREDDATQGPYRPGISYRCEGVVDNGKISAFKLRMAGQNNDHWRGGPKDKANRSTSEGFLKPYADSIKNLSIADVPFETPIPTMWWRSVYASTNGFAYESFIDELAHESGKDPMAFRRDHLPDERLHRQLDKLAEVSGWKTRKPGEGYGMAITECFASTVGHVVKVSKGQNGQVKIDHVWAVMDCGWYVNPDTVKAQVEGSIVMALGAATQHQVTFKDGVPVDKNFYSYQLPRIPDIPPIDVYVMDNDEPAGGVGEPGLPAFAPALTNAIFDLTGKRIRKLPFSLAAV comes from the coding sequence ATGGACACACAACCCGTATCCAGACGCAATTTCCTGAAAGCTTCGGGCCTGACCGGTCTGGCGCTGTCACTGGGTTTTTATATCCCCGCCAGTGCGGAAGAAGCCGAAATCATCAAGGCCGCCGAAGCCGATCGTTTCGGGGTTGAAATGAATGCCTGGGTTCATATCGAACCGTCCGGCCAGGTCACCATCTTCTCACACCGGGCCGAAATGGGGCAGGGTGTTTATCAGGCCATTCCCCAAATGATCGCGGAAGAGCTTGAAGTTGACCTGGATAAAGTGAATATCGTTTTTGCCAAAGGCGACAACAAAAAATACGGCAGCCAGGTCACCGGGGGCAGTTCGACGGTACGGGGCTCGTATAAAAACTTACTGACGCTGGGAGCCACGGCCCGCCAGATGCTGATTGGGGCTGCCGCGGCCAAATGGAACGTGCCTACCGCCGACTGTTATGCCGAATCGGGACAGGTTATTCATCGGCCAACGGCGAAGCGGCTTCACTACAGGGAGCTGGTGGCAGACGCCATGAAGCTGGAAACGCCCAAGAACGTCGTCCTGAAAAAGCGATCCGACTACAAGCTCGTTGGCAAGCCGCTCCGTCGATTGGATACCAAATTGAAAACCAATGGTACGGCCACGTTTGGGCTGGACAAAACGCTTCCGGGTATGTTGTATGCTGCCGTGGAGCGGAACCCCCGCCTTCGTGGTAAAGTCAAGAGTTTCGACGACACAGCCGCCCGCAAAATTCCTGGTGTCAAACACGTGTTCAAGACCAAAATGCTGGTTTTTAACACCTACCGTGAGGGCGTTGCGGTGGTGGCTACCTCAACCTGGGCAGCTTTGGAAGGAAAGAAAGCCTTGACGGTAACCTGGGACGATAGCGGATTCGAACACCTGAGCACCGACGAGATTTTTACCCGCCAGAAGCAGGCGCTACAAACGCAGGAAGGGCTTTCGTTCAAGCAGCAGGGCGATGCGTCAGCCATCCTCGCTCAGGCTCCGAAGAAACTGGATGTGGTGTACGAAACGCCCTATCAGTACCACGCCTGCATGGAACCCCTGAACTGTACGGCTCATTATCAGGACGATAAGCTCGAAATCTGGGGACCTATTCAGGCTCCGGAATGGGTGCAGGATGCGGTCAGCAAAGAGATGGGATTGGATCGCGAAAAAGTGATCGTTCACATGACGTTTCTGGGCGGGGGATTTGGTCGGAAAGCGTTCATGGATTATCCGCACGAAGCTGCGGTGATTTCCAAAGAGATAAAAGCGCCCGTACAGGTGGTCTGGACCCGCGAGGATGACGCCACCCAAGGCCCCTACCGGCCCGGTATTTCGTACCGCTGCGAGGGCGTTGTCGACAACGGAAAGATCAGCGCGTTCAAGCTACGCATGGCCGGTCAGAACAACGATCACTGGCGTGGTGGTCCGAAAGACAAAGCCAACCGCAGCACTTCGGAAGGTTTTTTGAAACCCTACGCCGACAGCATCAAAAACCTGAGCATTGCGGACGTTCCCTTCGAAACCCCCATTCCGACGATGTGGTGGCGATCCGTGTATGCCTCCACCAACGGCTTTGCCTACGAAAGTTTTATCGACGAACTGGCCCATGAATCGGGGAAAGATCCGATGGCGTTCCGCCGGGACCACCTGCCCGACGAGCGGTTGCACCGACAACTTGACAAGTTAGCCGAGGTGTCGGGCTGGAAGACCCGTAAACCGGGTGAGGGCTACGGTATGGCCATCACCGAATGCTTTGCCAGTACCGTTGGGCACGTTGTAAAAGTATCGAAAGGGCAGAATGGTCAGGTGAAGATCGACCATGTCTGGGCCGTTATGGATTGCGGCTGGTACGTCAACCCCGATACCGTCAAGGCGCAGGTAGAAGGGTCTATCGTTATGGCGCTGGGGGCGGCTACCCAGCATCAGGTAACGTTCAAGGATGGTGTGCCGGTGGACAAGAATTTTTACTCGTATCAACTACCCCGCATTCCCGACATTCCGCCCATTGATGTGTATGTCATGGACAACGACGAACCAGCGGGCGGTGTCGGCGAACCCGGTTTACCCGCCTTTGCGCCAGCCCTGACCAATGCCATCTTCGATCTGACCGGCAAGCGCATCCGTAAGCTGCCTTTTAGTCTGGCCGCGGTATAG
- a CDS encoding cytochrome c: MPLRTIYILAILLSVTGIMASTFIPDTDRASSIRTSTALRVASIKKDPVRRDSVTSVKAFANVYNVLMSPRCMNCHPSGDIPLQGDDNHLHTMGPQRGTDGKGIYAMKCANCHQPTNTPGLHTPPGNPDWHLPPATMRMVFQGRTAHQLAKQLVDPRQNGNKNMEKLLEHADDGLVLAGWNPGEGRTLPPMSHAEFKKAWTTWLKTGAYAPKP; the protein is encoded by the coding sequence ATGCCCTTACGAACAATCTATATCCTAGCCATTCTGCTGTCGGTGACAGGCATTATGGCCTCAACATTCATCCCGGATACCGATCGCGCCAGTTCAATACGGACGAGTACGGCCCTACGAGTTGCATCCATCAAAAAAGATCCGGTCCGGAGGGATAGCGTGACCTCGGTCAAGGCGTTCGCCAACGTCTACAACGTGTTGATGAGTCCGCGCTGCATGAACTGCCATCCGTCGGGTGATATTCCTTTGCAGGGCGACGACAATCACCTGCACACGATGGGTCCCCAACGGGGTACGGACGGAAAGGGTATCTATGCCATGAAATGCGCTAACTGCCACCAGCCGACCAACACGCCGGGTTTGCACACCCCACCGGGCAACCCGGACTGGCATTTACCGCCTGCCACCATGCGCATGGTTTTTCAGGGGCGAACGGCCCATCAACTGGCCAAACAACTGGTTGATCCCCGGCAAAACGGGAATAAGAACATGGAAAAACTGCTGGAACACGCCGACGATGGGTTGGTTCTGGCGGGCTGGAATCCCGGCGAAGGGCGCACACTGCCCCCAATGAGTCACGCTGAATTTAAAAAAGCCTGGACGACCTGGCTCAAAACAGGCGCCTACGCCCCTAAACCTTAA
- a CDS encoding (2Fe-2S)-binding protein — MANIKLTINGTEQSIDVDPQMPLLWAIRDVVGLKGTKYGCGVAQCGACTVHLNGEAVRSCVTKVSRAAGQKVVTIEGLSQHNDHPLQQAWQQIDVPQCGYCHSGQIMSAAVLLRENPNPTDADIDAAMAGNICRCGTYPRIRKAIHLAAGAEQKVGKNE; from the coding sequence ATGGCAAACATTAAGCTGACAATCAATGGCACCGAGCAATCGATTGATGTCGATCCGCAAATGCCCCTGCTGTGGGCCATCCGGGACGTGGTGGGCCTGAAAGGAACGAAGTACGGTTGTGGCGTTGCCCAGTGCGGGGCCTGCACGGTTCACCTGAACGGCGAAGCGGTGCGGTCGTGCGTCACCAAAGTAAGCCGCGCTGCCGGCCAGAAAGTGGTCACCATCGAAGGGCTCTCTCAACACAACGACCACCCCCTGCAACAGGCCTGGCAACAAATCGACGTGCCCCAGTGTGGCTATTGTCATTCCGGGCAGATCATGTCGGCTGCGGTGCTGCTGCGGGAGAATCCGAACCCGACCGATGCGGATATTGACGCAGCTATGGCCGGCAATATCTGCCGGTGTGGTACGTATCCCCGCATTCGGAAAGCCATTCATCTAGCGGCCGGAGCCGAACAGAAGGTTGGTAAAAATGAGTAG
- a CDS encoding aldo/keto reductase, producing METRTLGNSGLTVSALGLGCMGLSYGYGPATDRRNAINLLRAAFDKGVTFFDTAEAYGPFANEELLGEALQPFRGQVVIATKFGFQAGDSTKGLDSRPERIRQVAEDALKRLRTDRIDLFYQHRVDPAVPIEDVAGTVRELIQEGKVTYFGMSEAGVQSIRKAHAVQPVAALQSEYSLWWREPENEILPTLAELGIGFVPFSPLGKGFLTGKIDETTQFDKTDFRNVVPRFSEENRKANQKLVDLLGDMATQKEATPAQVALAWLLAQKPWIVPIPGTTKLHRLEENIGAVAIELSADDIDQIDTAFAQIPVQGDRYPAHLQKRVGG from the coding sequence ATGGAAACAAGAACACTAGGAAACAGCGGTCTGACCGTGTCCGCCCTTGGTTTGGGTTGCATGGGTTTGAGCTATGGCTATGGCCCGGCAACCGACAGACGTAACGCCATTAACTTACTGCGTGCCGCATTCGACAAAGGCGTTACGTTCTTCGATACAGCGGAAGCTTATGGTCCGTTTGCCAACGAAGAATTGTTGGGTGAAGCGCTGCAACCGTTTCGCGGTCAGGTAGTAATTGCCACCAAGTTTGGCTTTCAGGCGGGTGACTCCACAAAAGGACTGGATAGTCGTCCCGAACGCATCCGTCAGGTAGCCGAAGACGCGCTGAAACGGCTACGAACCGACCGGATTGATCTATTCTACCAGCACCGGGTTGATCCGGCTGTGCCCATCGAAGACGTTGCCGGAACGGTCAGGGAACTTATCCAGGAAGGTAAAGTAACGTATTTCGGAATGAGCGAAGCGGGTGTGCAATCGATTCGGAAAGCGCACGCCGTTCAGCCGGTGGCTGCCTTGCAAAGCGAATACTCGTTATGGTGGCGCGAACCCGAAAACGAAATTTTGCCCACGTTAGCGGAGCTGGGCATTGGTTTCGTTCCGTTCAGCCCGCTGGGTAAAGGATTTCTGACGGGCAAAATTGACGAAACCACGCAATTCGACAAGACTGATTTCCGCAATGTGGTTCCCCGCTTTTCGGAAGAGAACCGAAAAGCCAACCAGAAATTGGTAGACCTGCTCGGTGACATGGCCACGCAAAAAGAAGCAACACCGGCGCAGGTGGCACTGGCCTGGTTGCTGGCGCAGAAGCCCTGGATTGTTCCGATCCCCGGCACGACCAAACTGCACCGTCTGGAAGAAAACATCGGGGCCGTAGCTATCGAACTGTCCGCCGATGACATTGACCAGATTGATACGGCCTTTGCCCAGATTCCGGTACAGGGCGACCGCTACCCGGCACACCTGCAAAAACGGGTAGGCGGCTAA
- a CDS encoding flavodoxin yields the protein MKRTTMILHSLLAFLLLIGACSSQTERVPAVGEPVVKPANALSGKVLIVYLSRTKNTKAIAEIIHKHVGGKLVALDLAKPYPENYRATVDQVAKENETGFLPPLTTKIDTIQQYDIVFVGFPTWGMQLPPPMKSFLRQYDLRGKTVIPFNTNGGYGIGSTFQTVKELCPNSTVLDGFTMRGGSERDGQLLVIEGDKAKTAETNAQQWLRTINVLK from the coding sequence ATGAAACGGACCACTATGATACTGCACAGCCTGTTGGCATTCCTACTGTTGATCGGGGCCTGTTCTTCCCAAACGGAGCGTGTTCCGGCTGTTGGTGAACCAGTCGTAAAGCCGGCCAATGCCTTGTCGGGCAAGGTGTTGATCGTGTATTTGTCGCGGACAAAAAACACGAAAGCAATCGCGGAAATCATTCACAAGCACGTAGGCGGGAAGTTAGTCGCTCTTGACTTAGCGAAACCCTACCCCGAAAACTACCGGGCTACCGTAGATCAGGTGGCGAAGGAAAATGAAACCGGTTTTCTGCCTCCGTTGACGACGAAAATCGACACCATTCAGCAATACGACATTGTATTCGTTGGCTTTCCGACCTGGGGCATGCAATTACCCCCACCCATGAAAAGCTTTCTGCGTCAGTACGATCTCCGGGGTAAAACCGTCATTCCGTTTAATACGAACGGCGGCTATGGGATTGGCAGCACGTTCCAGACGGTAAAGGAATTGTGCCCCAACAGCACCGTACTGGACGGGTTTACCATGCGGGGCGGCTCGGAACGGGATGGTCAATTGCTGGTTATCGAAGGAGACAAAGCCAAAACCGCCGAAACAAACGCGCAGCAATGGTTGCGTACGATTAACGTGTTGAAATAA